One genomic segment of Streptomyces liangshanensis includes these proteins:
- the hemB gene encoding porphobilinogen synthase has translation MTVYGSFPGARPRRLRVSPAVRRMVAETRLHPADLILPAFVREGASEPVPLAAMPGVVQHSLDTLRKAAVEAVEAGVSGIMLFGVPDDAKKDAVGTAGTDPAGILQIALRAVRDEVGDELVVMSDLCLDEYTDHGHCGVLDAEGRVDNDATLERYAEMAQVQADAGAHMVGASGMMDGQVGVVRDALDTIGREDVSILAYTAKYSSAFYGPFREAVGSSLKGDRKTYQQDPANAREALRELALDLEEGADIVMVKPAGPYLDILAAIAAEVAVPVSAYQISGEYAMVEAAAERGWIDRDAAIMETLTGIKRAGASTILTYWATEVAQKLRAAR, from the coding sequence ATGACTGTGTACGGATCCTTCCCCGGCGCGCGCCCTCGGCGGCTGCGGGTCAGCCCGGCGGTGCGGCGGATGGTCGCCGAGACGCGGCTGCACCCGGCGGACCTGATCCTTCCCGCGTTCGTACGGGAGGGGGCCAGTGAGCCGGTGCCGCTGGCCGCCATGCCGGGGGTCGTGCAGCACTCGCTGGACACCCTGCGGAAGGCGGCGGTGGAGGCGGTGGAGGCCGGGGTCTCCGGGATCATGCTGTTCGGCGTGCCCGACGACGCGAAGAAGGACGCGGTGGGGACGGCGGGCACCGACCCGGCCGGGATCCTCCAGATCGCGCTGCGCGCGGTGCGGGACGAGGTCGGGGACGAGTTGGTCGTCATGTCGGACCTGTGCCTCGACGAGTACACGGACCACGGCCACTGCGGGGTGCTGGACGCGGAGGGCCGGGTCGACAACGACGCGACGCTGGAGCGGTACGCGGAGATGGCCCAGGTCCAGGCGGACGCCGGCGCCCACATGGTGGGGGCCAGCGGCATGATGGACGGTCAGGTCGGTGTCGTACGGGACGCGCTGGACACGATCGGCAGGGAGGACGTGTCGATCCTCGCGTACACCGCGAAGTATTCGTCGGCGTTCTACGGCCCGTTCCGGGAGGCCGTCGGGTCGTCGCTCAAGGGCGACCGCAAGACGTACCAGCAGGACCCGGCCAACGCCCGTGAGGCGCTGCGGGAGTTGGCGTTGGACCTGGAGGAGGGCGCCGACATCGTCATGGTCAAGCCGGCCGGGCCCTACCTGGACATCCTGGCGGCGATCGCGGCCGAGGTGGCCGTGCCGGTCTCGGCGTACCAGATCTCCGGTGAGTACGCGATGGTCGAGGCGGCGGCCGAGCGGGGCTGGATCGACCGGGACGCGGCGATCATGGAGACCCTGACGGGCATCAAGCGCGCGGGGGCGTCGACGATCCTGACGTACTGGGCGACGGAGGTCGCGCAGAAGCTGCGGGCCGCGCGCTGA
- a CDS encoding uroporphyrinogen-III synthase: MSPTTYDLTAYSASGHVTFLGAGPGDPGLLTLRAVEALAGADVLIAEPDVLEVVRAHARAGVSTPALTVVDEASTAAGIPAIRDAANLVMEAARGGKRVVRAVTGDPGLDGGAGAEMLACAAAGIAFEVVPGVAAAVGVPAYAGVPLRDAQGTDVRMVDARTASERCWTEIGASDATVVVSTTLESVGAAAGEMVAAGRKPDTPMTVTVAGTTTRQRTWTATLGTIAQTLKQAKVLPSPDGHQSVIAVVGERSSAAQRDQLAWFESKALFGWKVLVPRTKEQSASLSDQLRSYGAVPHEVPTIAVEPPRTPQQMERAVKGLVTGRYEWIAFTSVNAVKAVREKFEEYGLDARAFAGIKVAAVGDQTAASLVEFGVKPDLVPSGEQSAAGLLEDWPPYDPVFDPIDRVFLPRADIATETLVAGLIELGWEVDDVTAYRTVRASPPPADTREAIKGGGFDAVLFTSSSTVRNLVGIAGKPHNVTVIACIGPATAKTAEEHGLRVDVLSPEPSVHKLAEALAAFGTQRREAAKEAGDPVTRPSERRPGSRRRRTT; the protein is encoded by the coding sequence TTGAGCCCCACCACCTATGACCTAACGGCCTACTCCGCATCGGGGCACGTCACCTTCCTCGGTGCCGGACCCGGAGATCCGGGTCTGCTGACACTTCGCGCCGTCGAGGCGCTCGCGGGGGCGGATGTACTGATCGCCGAGCCTGATGTGCTCGAAGTAGTACGCGCCCATGCCAGGGCGGGGGTGAGCACACCGGCACTGACGGTCGTCGACGAGGCGTCAACAGCCGCCGGGATCCCCGCGATCCGGGATGCGGCCAATCTTGTCATGGAGGCCGCGCGCGGCGGCAAGCGGGTGGTCCGTGCGGTGACCGGTGACCCGGGCCTGGACGGTGGCGCGGGCGCCGAGATGCTCGCGTGCGCCGCCGCGGGCATCGCCTTCGAGGTCGTGCCCGGTGTCGCGGCCGCGGTCGGCGTCCCGGCCTATGCCGGGGTGCCGTTGCGGGACGCGCAGGGCACGGACGTCCGCATGGTCGACGCCAGGACCGCCAGCGAGCGGTGCTGGACGGAGATCGGCGCCAGCGACGCCACGGTCGTCGTGTCCACCACCCTGGAGTCGGTGGGCGCCGCCGCCGGCGAGATGGTCGCGGCCGGCCGCAAGCCGGACACCCCGATGACCGTCACCGTCGCCGGTACGACCACCCGGCAGCGCACCTGGACCGCCACGCTCGGCACCATCGCGCAGACCCTCAAGCAGGCGAAGGTGCTGCCGTCCCCGGACGGGCACCAGTCCGTCATAGCCGTCGTCGGCGAGCGCAGTTCGGCCGCCCAGCGCGACCAGCTCGCCTGGTTCGAGTCCAAGGCCCTGTTCGGCTGGAAGGTCCTCGTCCCGCGGACCAAGGAGCAGTCCGCCTCGCTGTCCGACCAGCTCAGGTCGTACGGCGCGGTCCCGCACGAGGTCCCGACCATCGCGGTCGAACCGCCGCGTACGCCCCAGCAGATGGAGCGCGCGGTCAAGGGCCTGGTCACCGGGCGCTACGAGTGGATCGCCTTCACGTCGGTCAACGCGGTGAAGGCGGTGCGGGAGAAGTTCGAGGAGTACGGGCTCGACGCCCGCGCCTTCGCCGGGATCAAGGTCGCCGCGGTGGGCGACCAGACGGCCGCCTCCCTCGTCGAGTTCGGGGTGAAGCCCGACCTCGTGCCGTCCGGCGAGCAGTCCGCCGCCGGCCTGCTGGAGGACTGGCCGCCCTACGACCCGGTGTTCGACCCGATCGACCGCGTCTTCCTGCCGCGTGCCGACATCGCCACCGAGACCCTGGTGGCCGGGCTGATCGAGCTGGGCTGGGAGGTGGACGACGTCACGGCGTACCGCACCGTGCGCGCCTCGCCGCCGCCTGCCGACACCCGGGAGGCGATCAAGGGCGGCGGCTTCGACGCCGTGCTGTTCACGTCGTCGTCCACGGTGCGGAACCTGGTCGGGATCGCGGGCAAGCCGCACAACGTGACGGTGATCGCGTGTATCGGCCCCGCCACGGCGAAGACCGCCGAGGAGCACGGCCTGCGGGTCGACGTCCTCTCGCCCGAGCCGTCGGTGCACAAGCTGGCCGAGGCGCTCGCCGCGTTCGGCACGCAGCGCCGTGAGGCGGCGAAGGAGGCCGGCGACCCGGTCACCCGGCCGAGCGAACGGCGCCCGGGCAGCCGCAGGCGGCGTACGACGTAG